In one window of Thunnus thynnus chromosome 23, fThuThy2.1, whole genome shotgun sequence DNA:
- the rhno1 gene encoding RAD9, HUS1, RAD1-interacting nuclear orphan protein 1 yields the protein MPRKSIKTEKPPLLFLERPVRGARLQNVPEVRAANNPKVFFSETQAHESSALNSWVSPQFDSSLAAAPPVRRGRRKCHSATSILDSCSQLSRKNSVCKFPSLTFETRSRDQPHQPRHTRRKKATESAVVPDAGNQPPRSCQNTSAVSSAQCLDTPKRQLATIRKGNVETYSGGVASSSRCLDESPPIQVTGKCRIPADGASTPASKEFSTTDVSSVCAPPDVDTPKAVQEESSCPSSPSVHSLLAQPCTPPCNQPPDILVADTPERDYGVKVTWRRRRGLMLLLKERGHLSDSDALIPS from the exons ATGCCCCGTAAAAGCATCAAGACAGAGAAGCCTCCACTGCTGTTCTTGGAGCGGCCTGTGCGTGGAGCCAGACTCCAAAATGTGCCTGAAGTCAGAGCAGCAAACAATCCCAAAGTATTTTTCTCTGAGACACAAGCACACGAGAGTTCAGCTCTTAATTCATGG GTAAGCCCACAATTTGACAGTTCACTTGCAGCTGCACCTCCTGTGAGACGGGGGAGGAGAAAATGCCACTCTGCCACAAGCATTCTTGACAGTTGCAGTCAGCTGTCCAGGAAAAACAGCGTGTGCAAATTCCCCTCATTAACGTTTGAGACAAGGTCAAGAGACCAGCCTCATCAACCAAGGCATACACGCAGAAAGAAAGCTACAGAGTCTGCTGTTGTGCCCGACGCAGGAAATCAGCCACCGAGATCATGCCAAAACACAAGTGCAGTTTCTAGTGCACAGTGCCTCGACACACCAAAGAGACAGTTGGCCACGATCAGAAAAGGGAATGTGGAGACATATTCTGGTGGTGTTGCCTCCTCCAGCAGATGTTTGGATGAGTCTCCACCAATCCAAGTGACAGGAAAATGCAGAATTCCAGCAGACGGTGCATCAACACCTGCCTCGAAAGAGTTTAGCACCACTGATGTCAGCAGTGTCTGTGCGCCACCTGATGTGGACACTCCAAAAGCAGTACAAGAAGAGAGTAGTtgtccctcctccccctctgtaCACTCGCTACTGGCTCAGCCGTGTACACCACCATGTAATCAGCCGCCTGACATTTTGGTGGCTGACACACCAGAGAGGGACTATGGGGTGAAGGTGAcatggagaaggaggaggggttTGATGTTGTTGTTAAAAGAAAGAGGCCACCTCTCCGATTCGGATGCGCTAATTCCCAGCTGA